In one Dama dama isolate Ldn47 chromosome 5, ASM3311817v1, whole genome shotgun sequence genomic region, the following are encoded:
- the LOC133055748 gene encoding small nuclear ribonucleoprotein G-like — MSKAHPPELKKFMDKKLSLKLNDGRHVQGILRGFDPFMNLVIDECVEMATSGQQNNIGMVVIRGNSIIMLEALE, encoded by the coding sequence ATGAGCAAAGCACACCCTCCCGAGTTGAAGAAATTTATGGACAAGAAGTTATCATTGAAATTAAATGATGGCAGACATGTCCAAGGAATATTGCGGGGATTTGATCCCTTTATGAATCTTGTGATAGATGAATGTGTGGAGATGGCAACTAGTGGGCAACAGAACAATATTGGAATGGTGGTAATACGGGGAAATAGTATCATCATGTTAGAAGCCTTGGAATGA